In the Ornithodoros turicata isolate Travis chromosome 5, ASM3712646v1, whole genome shotgun sequence genome, CGTGCGTGACGTCAATTGAAAAAGTGCTCAGGCCACGTCGGCCCGAAACCACAGCTTATCACTTTGCAAACATGCCCAAACTTGTTATTAATAATTGGGTATTtacttcgcgagacaactgagatcatgagcgacggcaCAGGGGTCGGTCtatggattgcttttgcccacctgagggttctttaacgttcTCTTTattgccaccaagttgctggcgtcctcggccgggttctaacctgcgatctcgggatcagaaggcgaacacactaccgactgagccaccgaggccgatAAACCATATTCAGAAACTTCTCCGCAAACTCTGTGTTTGGTCAATGCAAACTCCGACGGACGCGCGTTCGTTTCAAGTACGCACGTGATTATACGTACgcactgtaaacgtatttttactCGTACTCGAGTacacagcttgacgtttattccgcgaaaggaaacagccctggaatcgcgaaattaaatgctcgcgaataacttcccaaacgactgaatgcgcgattcgcgaaaattaatacgtcGCGAATAAACATACGTTTACAGTACAGAAGCCCTTGCCGAAGGGTCATTTGCAAGTGCTAGTAGAGACACCCGCGGCACGGGCAAAATAAGATAAAGGAACACAGAATTACAAGGATGCAAACCGTGACCTGCATTTACACATTAGTACAGGttgagacaaaagtttacggaacacgcgagcgacttacgttttcttcggtgcgacaccctatcTGCAgtcggaagcgggtgagttcactgtttcggagtggtggaagagtgcgctgtgagcgacacacagcggtaactcgtacttcccaggcacacccaagcgacactGGAGCGACCGCtgcgtgtcgctaacagcgcatccatccacccctccgaaacagagaactcacccgcttccggcagccgctagggcgtcgcaccgaagaaaaagtacgtcgctcgcgtgttccgtaaacttttgtcccaacctgtacaagtATATTAGAAATATGTAGATGTCCTAATTATATGTTCACGTCACTTCTTACGCGCATAATCGGCATCTCTTAATTCAGTCAGCAATGTATTCCAAATTTTTGGACCAAAGCAGACAATTAAACGCGTACCATACACACCCTTCGGTCGATACAACATAAAGTCATTACAAGTAACATTTCTATTGCTCCGCTGACATTGCGGAAAGAGGGAACTATTCACAGGCTGATTTCTGGTAACAATCCAGCCTGAGTTGttcagagttgaataagaaaacgcgccCACGGAAGACGTTCGAGTTTGCCTGAAAATTAAAGCGTGCATACGCCTTactttacttacttacttacttcaTACTACGTAACTTTTTACAGGGCCTCCAGACATTTGTGCAGATGACAACACAGGAAACATCAGGAACTAGCCTCCAGGAGGGTATACGATGTAAGAACTAACGCATTCTATCGTTCACAGTGAGCATGTCGAAAGAAATCTCAAGTTTTGTGTTGTAaacgcactctaagaaaaaagggagtagttttactccttttggtggctaaatgcattgccacaaaaaatagtccctttagggagtaaatgcacgggagtaaatgaatgtcacagcgtggagactgcatttcacgctctgtcctaagagtcccaggtacataattcgtgtgcatgcgtgaaaatactttgaatcaaaccgtcaacagtgatttgtcgagtgatataaaatcatgcgacatacatagggcacaatttgcgaagaaaaaacCGCTAGCTGTTACTTACTCTGTgggggtggaaaattgctaagttggctgagtaatacagcaagagcacatatttaaactaaaattgggagtaattgcaatctaggggagtagaagccgcaattactccccatttcactcttttttctttttttttttcgtagagtGCGAATGACAACAACGTGTGCACGAATTGAAGCCCGGATAGCGCACATTGGATTAGCTTTCGCATGGGCCTGTCGTTGATATACGGGGTGCCTTTTTTTATCTGCCaacatattttcttttctttttttttttcttagagtgcgaaTGATAACAACGTGTGCACGAATTGAAGCCCGGATAGCGCACATTGGATTAGCTTTCGCATGGGCCTGTCGTTGATATAcggggtgtctttttttatctgcaacatatttttgttaacgctatgagagcagcatgggtgccgtttttgcagttgagctacACGTATATATTGATACGTGACGAAGTGTGGGTGCCGCGCGGTTTAGCGCGCGAAGATTCATTCTCTCGGTTGCCCGGCTTCCGGCTGCTCATTAAAGCTTGTTGTTCCTTTATCCTACCTATCGGTACGGGGATCgttgccccgcacctccaccaaatgttgcgagaggcacagcgtcaggatggtaatgatttaatgcatgagaatggttgcgcgtgacatgcacTTCAGCTTCATCTACCGGCCGTTACAATACTCCCCCTCCTTGAAGTGGTGACCCCCGGGCACCACAGCTCGCGAATCGACGTGGACGAACGGCAGTTGAACGGTGAAAAATGCGGTTGAGGTGACGCTGATGACGACGCTGTGCCGCTCGCTGGAAGGTCGGTGGTCCGAGGGCGGGAGCTGAGCCATCACTGGGTGCTGCTGTCACGGGCGTCGGTTCTCAACGGGGCTGGGGGCttctggtctggtcaggtcaTCTTGGGTCTCATAGTTCTGTCGGCAGGTCGGGGCTGGGGTGTCGATGGCCATGGCAGCAGCAGGTCGGTCGGGGcgagccagcacctccaccaaatgttgcgagaggcacagcgtcaggatggtaatgatttaatgcatgagaatggttgcgcgtgacatgcacTTCAGCTTCATCTACCGGCCGTTACAATatagaaaaaaggagtaaaatggggagtagttgcatcttctactcccctagattggaattactccccattttagtcccctaagcccgacatttactccccaggactgcaagtagtcactgaacttcgcaaatggtctcctgaatggaACAGTCTGCGtataaatatgtgctcttggtcaacttgatggcataaggctctAAAAACCCAGCcgacttagcaattttccacccacactctaagaaaaaaaggagtaaaacggggagtaattgcagcttctactcccctagtctgcaattactccccattctagtcccctaacccaacatttagtcccgacgtttactccccaggactgccaattgtcactaaacttcgcgaatggtctcctgaatgcaaaagtctacgcaaatatgtgcccttggtcaatttgaacgacataaggctgtataactcacacaacatagcaattttccagccacacagagtaagaaacagctatcgcatctttcttcgcaaaatgtgccctagtatggcgcaagattttatatcactcgatatatcacggttgacggtttgcttcaaagtattatCATGCATGCgaaccaattatgtacctgctgggactcttacaacagcgcgtgaaatgcagtcttcactctgtgacattcatttactcccgtgcatttactcccgaaagggactattttttgtgggaatacaattactctccaaaaggagtaaaagtactcatttttttcttagagtgcacacagagtaagaaacagttagcgcttcttccttcgcaaattgtgccctatgtatgtcgcaagattttatataactcgatatatcacggttgacggtttaattcaaagtaatTTCATTCATGCATACAAATTTTGTGCCtcggactcttagaacagagcgtgaaatgcagacCCCCCAGTGTGTGACATtaatttactcccgtgcatttatactcccgaaagggactattttttgtggcaatccatttagtccccaaaaggagtaaaactatactccttttttttttcttagagtgtacggcaAGGCGGATATCCTTTCAAAGAAAGtatatgcaactacaagatgactagttACCTCAAATCCATTAATTATCTCTTCAATTAGgggctttcgggcaaaagcgagatagcggaATGGGAgataatcctcgttgaaagtcattGTGCTTTTTTAAAAAACCTGAAACctggcttctgtcctgaggcaactcccttcctacattctaccggttcgctggatttctacccatctactgaAAAAAAcacgtacgttgaaatatccatcgccaaattttgctatACAAATGAGCAGAGacggtagccaaggtcgtgctgaagactggaaggtggtgggttcgaatcctattccaccggctgtgctgtctgaggttttccctgggcttttcgaagactttccagacgaatgtcggcacagttcccccctcaagtcggcccaagacgcatactaacccccctatcccccactccttcctgctgtcctctctccatctgtccacatctatacgccgctcatagccacatctGCTTcacggcgctgacacggaataaaaaaaaaagagagcagAAACTGAGGCCGCGTGGATCAGGAGCGCAAGCGGGACAGCGCTCATTGCACGTCAGAGGACCACGTGtatggagcgatggagatgattggagcagGTGGTGCTGACCTGCTCGCAGAACAACCgcttaccaccaccaccgcttaccgtgctggccatgtcacgtcgagactgggaggtacccgggttcgaatcccggtgccggctgtgctgtctggggtttttcctgggttttcctcagacgctctcagacatatgtcggcacagttcccttagaagtcggcccaggacgcacattcccccagggcgtcagtcgtgacgttgcccacatacgtgaggcctacaacggcaagccctttcgccatcaccaccgcTTACCAATTAGCTTTCTACCGCTTTTCTTCCTATATAAGTCGCAGATGGCGAAGTTCACGCGCTCCTGAGGcacgtggtttcggtttcggttcatttgcagaGCAAAAATTGcctatggatatttcaacgtacgCGCTCGTTTCATGATTTTGTAAAAATCGAATTGTttagaatagaaaaaaaaaggattgtattccattctgctatctcactctTGGCCGAGAGCCCATTATTAaacagttaattaatgaatttcgttttttttttttgtttttttttttttgtcatctctctacgagaggatgtccgccctGCTGAAAACTCAACTGCAGAAATGTCATTCAGTCAAGCTACCCTCATAGCTTTAAAAAATATATTGCGGATAAAAAAAATATCGGCATTCTTGCTTGTGTACCAACGAACAGCGTTACTTAtgtgtattattattatttttttttcagggtcgCGAGTTACAAGAGTAATTACCACAGTAGCCCAGGTAACTCGAGTCAGGGGCTTCATTGCCAATCAGCGGCCTCAAACGATAGCAAGATGTGAAGATTCAGGTGCTTCACGTAACAGCAAAGGCACGTATGATGTATCTGACTCCATATGCCCCCCCAGCGGAATAATTCGGAAATTGCCGAAGCTaccgaagaactttctttttggtCAATATTAGAGCTGTGCGGATAGCAAAATTTCGAAGTCGAATCGGACACGAATATCTGACAGACACGGCGAACAGGGGAGCCGCTAGGCAATTTTTCAGGGAGAGGCAAGACCTCGGACCCGGGCGCCACTGCACAGTCCCACATTATTGAGGACAGGTCGCGTGCTGTTTGCGGGCGacggaacgaaaaagaaaagtgtaAGAAGTACGGAGACGGGGAACTTTCAGAGATGTGCAGCTTTGACCCCGGCTCTGGTAAAGTCATGAAACAAAAAACGGTCTGAgccaggagggggggggggggggcaagtgcTCCCCCCTTGCTCAACGGTGCCCATGACCGCGAATCGAATTCGAATTGTTCAGAACCATTTCGAGAATCGAACTCGAATATTCCCTAAAGATCAATTCGAATATTTAGAATGTTTCactttggaaaaaaataaataagtggCGATTTAACGGTAAATGCGAGAGCAATGCGTAGCACCTTTTCCAGTCCGTGCGGTCAAATAACGGTGTACAACCGCAATCCCTTACATGTAGTGCAAGGTGACCACTGGGCGTGTTTTTTAGTGCAGCCGCATGTTCAAGTAACCTAACATTAAGACACCTTCCAGTCTGCCCTATATAGTACTTGCCGCAGGTCAAAGGGATTTTATAAACCAAAGATGTGTCACATTTTACGAAAGGCCTCTTATGCTGGACTTCACAACCCCAACAATGTAAGGGATTGCGGTTGTACACCGTTATTTGACCGCACGTGCACGCTTGCCAAGCATCCCAATCAGACAGTGAGGGAGATACACGAGGCCTTCAACATTTTTCAGCATGGTCCCGATTGTGTTAGCTCCCCTTCAATAGCCTTGTCTTCTGCGGAATGTGGTTATCTAAATGACAGTCGCACAGATCGTGATATCGCCGTTTGAGTGTGCTAACCCTGCTGTCATTGCTGTTGACGTCATCATATCTTGTAGTTCTGATGTTTTTTGTTCCTTGCATTAAATTTCGTCAGTTGAGagtaagctgtttctgttgtcgtgtctcctactttgtccgacgtcccccttggcagcctaaactagtaacGTTTCACTCTACGCGAATTTTCGCGGCTGCCTCGGTCTCGCCCACAATGCTAACGTGAAAGTGCGCCAACGAAGCTGCTAAACTTCGTTTCAGAAATATTCCAAAACTGCGAATACTGTTCGAATAGCGTTAACTGTTCGATTCGAGTTCGAAGTTTCGAATATTCGCGCAGCTCTACAAATTATCCACAATCTCATGCATGACTTCTCCAGTTATGTTCATTACTCGGCCTACTGATGTTTGCGATACCTGTACCTATGATCATTATTGGTAAGAAGCAGTTGTCCGTGTCCCCCCTGGTGTGCATTGACACGGTTCCTCCGTTTCCAGGGTCACTCTTCTTCCGTGAATGTCCCGCTCAAGTCTTGATTCCTCCTTACCTCATTGTGTCCGGTTCGTTCACGCTGATGCTTCTCATCCAGTGCTCGTGTCCAGAATCTTCGAATGCCTGTTACAAGTGTTTCTCCGTCATTAACACGATAGGCTTCATGGCATCGCACATTTCCGGTATTGTACTTTCTTCACAAAGGTACTCGGGATCCCAGTTTTAGGAAGTAACGTTTTGTTTGCCGTCGCTTAATTCGGCAGACG is a window encoding:
- the LOC135394774 gene encoding uncharacterized protein LOC135394774 isoform X3, whose product is MARASTVSATYGEVGLQTFVQMTTQETSGTSLQEGIRWSRVTRVITTVAQVTRVRGFIANQRPQTIARCEDSGASRNSKGLLQLCSLLGLLMFAIPVPMIIIGSLFFRECPAQVLIPPYLIVSGSFTLMLLIQCSCPESSNACYKCFSVINTIGFMASHISDQFVLLSACCLPYKDVKTSSTLHQRSQP
- the LOC135394774 gene encoding uncharacterized protein LOC135394774 isoform X4; translated protein: MARASTVSATYGEVGLQTFVQMTTQETSGTSLQEGIRWSRVTRVITTVAQVTRVRGFIANQRPQTIARCEDSGASRNSKGLLQLCSLLGLLMFAIPVPMIIIGSLFFRECPAQVLIPPYLIVSGSFTLMLLIQCSCPESSNACYKCFSVINTIGFMASHISEDTDGGLGILSRHKWYCI
- the LOC135394774 gene encoding uncharacterized protein LOC135394774 isoform X1, whose product is MARASTVSATYGEVGLQTFVQMTTQETSGTSLQEGIRWSRVTRVITTVAQVTRVRGFIANQRPQTIARCEDSGASRNSKGLLQLCSLLGLLMFAIPVPMIIIGSLFFRECPAQVLIPPYLIVSGSFTLMLLIQCSCPESSNACYKCFSVINTIGFMASHISGAIWVFLLKDADTKDHLSPRYCNQIVYTSAQCFAGTGVSIIALAIIYICFIEPCRR
- the LOC135394774 gene encoding uncharacterized protein LOC135394774 isoform X2; the encoded protein is MARASTVSATYGEVGLQTFVQMTTQETSGTSLQEGIRWSRVTRVITTVAQVTRVRGFIANQRPQTIARCEDSGASRNSKGSLFFRECPAQVLIPPYLIVSGSFTLMLLIQCSCPESSNACYKCFSVINTIGFMASHISGAIWVFLLKDADTKDHLSPRYCNQIVYTSAQCFAGTGVSIIALAIIYICFIEPCRR
- the LOC135394774 gene encoding uncharacterized protein LOC135394774 isoform X5, translated to MGKCKSNCSLTQCSTGRDDLARPPMQSSTWHRTGDREATDTQSPSTRYFLVASQGLQTFVQMTTQETSGTSLQEGIRWSRVTRVITTVAQVTRVRGFIANQRPQTIARCEDSGASRNSKGLLQLCSLLGLLMFAIPVPMIIIGSLFFRECPAQVLIPPYLIVSGSFTLMLLIQCSCPESSNACYKCFSVINTIGFMASHISGAIWVFLLKDADTKDHLSPRYCNQIVYTSAQCFAGTGVSIIALAIIYICFIEPCRR